The Antricoccus suffuscus region TCGGTGAGCAGGACGATCGGCTGGTTGGCAGGCAGTTCTACCCGCACGCCGACAACGTTTAGTTCACGCATCGTAAATCCTCAATCCTCAGCCGATGTGTCGCCCGGACCCGTGGCCAGCTTGCCTCGGTCGGGGAAGTCTTCCATGAGCTCGATGGTCATAACCGGCTCATAACTTGAGAGTACTTCTTATGAGTTGAGCTGGCTGCGCAGACCCGAACGAACCAAGGCCGCGTGCAACCGCACCGACAGCGCTGCAAGCTCACTGATCGTCTCCTCGGCCTTGCCACGCGCCTCGGGGGTGCGGTGCCGCATCATCGGCGTCACCACCTGAGCGAACAGTCCCACTTCACGTTCGGCGGCCGTGCGAAATGGCCGCAGGTGCCTCGCTTCAATGCCGAACTCCGCCATCTGTGCGACCGCCTTGGCGACCTCGAGTGCATCGGCGTCGTACGACCCGTTGCGCTGTGGGGCAAGCACGCCGTACTGCTCCATCGACTCGAGCAGTTCCTCGGTGAGATCGGAGGCCTCAAGCAGCTCCGCGCGAGAAAGCCGCAACTGAGGCTGCGCCCGACCGAACTCCTCAGCCGAGGGCAGTCCATCGCGATCCCGGGCCATGGCGAGCACTGGAACCCGTGGCTTGCCCGCGTCGCTGGGCGCCTCGAAGCCGCGATCGATCGCGTCAAGGTTCTCCTTGATCACCTTGAGCGGCAGGTAGTGATCACGCTGCTGGGTAAGCACGTAACGCACCCGCGCGAGGTCACCGTGCGAGAACTTGCGGTACGACGAGGCTGTTCTGGCCGGCTGGATGAGACCGGCGTCCTCGAGATAACGAATCTTGGAGATCGTGATGTCGGGGAAGTCCGGCAGCAACGCCGCACGAAGCTCACCGATGCTGATTGTCTCGGAGTTGGACAGCGAGGCCGCCGCGTTGTCGCGAACGCTCACTGGCCTTCGCCCTGGGCCGCGTCATCGGTGGTGGCGCGATGCCCAATCAAGAAGATCAATCGGAACTTACCGATCTGCACCTCGTCGCCACTGGCGAGAACGGCACTGTCGATCAGTTCGCGGTTGAGATAGGTGCCGTTGAGGCTACCCACGTCGTGGACACCGAACTTGCCGTCCTCGCGACGGAACTCCACGTGTCGCCGAGAAACCGTGACGTCGTCGAGGAAAATATCGCTGTCCGGATGTCGACCGGCGGTCGTCACCTGCTGAT contains the following coding sequences:
- a CDS encoding MerR family transcriptional regulator, encoding MSVRDNAAASLSNSETISIGELRAALLPDFPDITISKIRYLEDAGLIQPARTASSYRKFSHGDLARVRYVLTQQRDHYLPLKVIKENLDAIDRGFEAPSDAGKPRVPVLAMARDRDGLPSAEEFGRAQPQLRLSRAELLEASDLTEELLESMEQYGVLAPQRNGSYDADALEVAKAVAQMAEFGIEARHLRPFRTAAEREVGLFAQVVTPMMRHRTPEARGKAEETISELAALSVRLHAALVRSGLRSQLNS
- a CDS encoding FHA domain-containing protein, which codes for MPADSSEPDFSSLPNGETTRQFSALGAEPEAVEAEEASGLEAIDGLPADTALLVVKRGPNAGSRFLLDQQVTTAGRHPDSDIFLDDVTVSRRHVEFRREDGKFGVHDVGSLNGTYLNRELIDSAVLASGDEVQIGKFRLIFLIGHRATTDDAAQGEGQ